TGGACACGAGCGAGCGCCGGATGCCCCAGGACGGCCGCATCAACCTTGTCGTCCGCGACAACGAAATAGACATCCGTTTCTCGACATTGCCGACGATATTCGGCGAAAAGATCGTGATGCGTCTCCTGAACAAGAGCGCGGCTCTGCTTACGCTCAAGGATCTCGGATTCGACGAGGAGGAGCAACCCGTCTTCGAGGAAATGATCATCCAGCCGCACGGGATCATCCTCATCACCGGGCCGACCGGCTCCGGCAAATCAACAACGCTGATCGCGTCGCTTGACAAGATCGCGAACGAAACAAACAACGTGATGACGATCGAGGAGCCTGTCGAATACCAGCTCTCCAAGATCAACCAGGTTCACGTCAACCGAAAGGTCGGGCTGACGTTCGCCAGCGCGCTGCGCACGTTCATGCGCCAAGACCCCGACATAATCATGGTCGGCGAAATCCGCGATCCCGAAACCGCGGAGCTTGCGGTGCAGGCCGCGCTCACCGGCCACCTCGTGTTCTCCACCCTGCATACCAACGACGCGCCGGGCGCGATTCCGCGTCTCGTCAATATGGGCGTGCCGCCGTACCTTATCAACGCAACCGTGAACGGCGTCATGGCCCAGCGTCTGGTGCGCAAGCTCTGCAACCAGTGCAAGAAAAGCTACGAGCCGAACGAGGAGGAGATGGAGATCATCACCAAAACGATCGACGTCAACACCCTCGACAAGGCTCCGCTTTTGTACAAGGCCCGCGGCTGCAAATTCTGCAACCACGTCGGCTTCAAAGGAAGAATGGGCATATTCGAAATCTTCCGTATGACAAGCCGGATGAGGGACTTGATTATCAAGGACACGAGCATCCACTCCGTCAAGCAGGTCGCAAGGCGCGAGGGGATGCAGACGCTTTTTGAAAGCGGCATCCGCAAGGTATT
The window above is part of the bacterium genome. Proteins encoded here:
- the tadA gene encoding Flp pilus assembly complex ATPase component TadA; translation: MQKKLGDMLVDEGILSLDKLKEALDSQKQSGKRLGEVIIEMQLAVEEEVQDVLAKQLGIEKVDLYEERIDPEAARLISPDLIQRHAAFPVRVEGQNLIVAMVDPLNLLAIDDIRLSTGYEVSPRITSPHALKFAFDKFFGVTHEAQKSLEEFRQDQIKKGMIIDESMVDKATLEEVEQAPIVKLVETILTGAVDNRASDIHLEPKEDRMDVRYRVDGMLQKILTVPRGAIAAVTARLKILARLDTSERRMPQDGRINLVVRDNEIDIRFSTLPTIFGEKIVMRLLNKSAALLTLKDLGFDEEEQPVFEEMIIQPHGIILITGPTGSGKSTTLIASLDKIANETNNVMTIEEPVEYQLSKINQVHVNRKVGLTFASALRTFMRQDPDIIMVGEIRDPETAELAVQAALTGHLVFSTLHTNDAPGAIPRLVNMGVPPYLINATVNGVMAQRLVRKLCNQCKKSYEPNEEEMEIITKTIDVNTLDKAPLLYKARGCKFCNHVGFKGRMGIFEIFRMTSRMRDLIIKDTSIHSVKQVARREGMQTLFESGIRKVLKGQTSMAELLRVARPDYEEEGESFEAFVPAAPGKLREAAPKLAEVETNI